A stretch of Roseovarius sp. M141 DNA encodes these proteins:
- a CDS encoding alkaline phosphatase family protein: MNVLFITADQWRGECLSCLDHPQVKTPNLDALAADGITFKRHFAQATPCGPSRACLYTGMYMQNHRSVLNGTPMDSRHTNVALEARKYGYEPMLFGYTDTSLDPRKFGDGKTVPGGYEGVLPGMDPTYALTGDWKPWLDELKAKGYEVPDDPDEIFKPIQATESSCGKGKTFHPACFRAEDSNSAYLTDKVIEYTTKNQSSAWFAHLSFFSPHPPFIAPEPFNAMYDADEMPMPIRQVTPEKESAQHPWLAYYLYNQSGKGFSFGEDSEDNLTISDEDLRQIKATYFGMMSEVDAQIGRLINHLKELGCYDDTLIIFTSDHGEHLGDHWMFAKYSYFDQTFHIPLIMRDPSEKADKHRGAVIESFTESVDIMPTILDSIGAATPNQCDGHSLLPFCRGLEPQHWRQEYHAEFDLRSPYGNEESNPLELKSNQCTANIVSGNQYKYVHFTALPPLFFDRADDPNEFRDRSSDSCYRDLMIEYAGKMLSWRMEHDDPALTNLYLADDGTVLQSNRPSSSGTTLKDTSL, from the coding sequence ATGAATGTACTGTTTATTACTGCCGATCAATGGCGCGGTGAATGCCTGTCATGTCTGGATCACCCCCAGGTCAAGACGCCAAATCTGGATGCCCTTGCGGCAGACGGTATCACGTTCAAGCGGCACTTCGCACAGGCTACGCCTTGCGGGCCGTCACGCGCGTGTCTTTATACCGGGATGTATATGCAAAACCACCGTTCGGTGTTGAACGGTACGCCTATGGATTCCAGACACACCAATGTGGCATTGGAGGCCCGCAAATACGGATATGAGCCGATGCTTTTTGGCTATACAGACACAAGTTTAGATCCCCGAAAGTTCGGGGATGGGAAAACTGTACCGGGTGGATATGAAGGTGTACTGCCCGGTATGGACCCGACGTATGCCCTCACGGGCGATTGGAAACCATGGTTGGACGAGTTGAAGGCAAAGGGGTATGAGGTCCCTGATGATCCGGACGAGATTTTCAAGCCTATACAGGCGACCGAAAGTTCTTGCGGCAAGGGAAAAACTTTTCACCCCGCCTGTTTCAGAGCAGAGGATAGTAACTCCGCATATCTGACCGACAAGGTGATAGAATATACCACGAAAAATCAATCGTCTGCTTGGTTTGCTCATTTGTCGTTCTTTTCACCGCACCCGCCTTTTATCGCCCCGGAACCCTTCAATGCGATGTATGACGCAGATGAAATGCCCATGCCTATCCGGCAGGTGACGCCAGAGAAGGAATCTGCGCAGCATCCTTGGCTGGCGTACTATTTGTATAATCAAAGCGGTAAGGGCTTTAGTTTTGGTGAAGACTCTGAGGACAACCTGACAATTTCCGACGAAGACCTGCGTCAGATCAAGGCAACCTACTTTGGAATGATGTCCGAGGTGGATGCACAAATTGGGCGTTTGATAAATCATCTCAAAGAACTGGGCTGTTACGACGACACGCTGATTATTTTCACATCAGATCACGGTGAACATCTTGGAGATCACTGGATGTTTGCGAAATATAGTTATTTCGATCAAACATTCCACATCCCGTTGATTATGCGTGATCCGTCGGAAAAGGCGGACAAGCATCGTGGAGCAGTGATTGAGTCCTTCACTGAAAGTGTGGATATCATGCCGACAATTCTTGATTCAATCGGAGCGGCAACCCCAAACCAATGTGACGGCCACTCTCTGTTACCGTTCTGTCGTGGCCTTGAACCACAACATTGGCGGCAGGAGTATCATGCGGAGTTTGACTTAAGGAGCCCCTACGGGAATGAGGAAAGTAATCCACTAGAACTGAAATCCAATCAATGCACGGCGAACATTGTTAGTGGCAATCAGTATAAGTATGTTCACTTCACTGCTTTACCGCCGCTCTTTTTCGATCGTGCGGATGATCCGAACGAATTTCGAGATCGCTCGTCGGATTCCTGCTATCGGGACCTGATGATTGAATACGCCGGCAAGATGTTAAGTTGGCGTATGGAGCACGACGATCCCGCTCTTACTAACCTGTATCTGGCGGATGACGGAACTGTCCTGCAGAGCAACCGTCCGAGCTCAAGTGGCACAACACTCAAAGATACATCGTTATAA
- a CDS encoding ABC transporter permease — protein sequence MSGQTKVDIGRTSKLVLNVYMGVFFLYMFFPLIIMMVAGFNDYPQPSVTVWRGFTLKWFGALMQDTRMWTGLANSLFIAACVIVIAMLQGLAGALLITRLQSRVTGLLYTIMVSPILTPGIIVGISTTIFWRDLGVGGGFFTAILAQSTFISSFAMLMFMARLQRQDISLEEAALDLGATHAQAFRRITIPFLKPTIATASVIAFLQSFENYNTTIFSIGGEHTLVTEIGSRMRFGLSPTINVIGIIFVVLTVIFATTYVLFRERERRKAAAIEV from the coding sequence ATGAGTGGTCAAACCAAAGTGGATATCGGTCGCACCAGCAAGCTGGTTCTGAACGTCTATATGGGTGTGTTTTTTCTCTACATGTTCTTTCCGCTCATTATCATGATGGTTGCCGGCTTCAACGACTATCCGCAGCCCTCGGTCACCGTCTGGCGCGGCTTCACGCTGAAGTGGTTTGGCGCACTGATGCAGGATACGCGAATGTGGACGGGGCTGGCCAATTCGCTGTTCATCGCCGCCTGCGTCATCGTCATCGCCATGCTCCAGGGCCTCGCGGGCGCGCTGCTGATCACGCGGCTGCAGTCGCGGGTCACTGGTCTTCTCTATACGATCATGGTGTCGCCCATCCTGACGCCGGGCATTATCGTCGGTATTTCCACGACGATCTTCTGGCGCGACCTCGGGGTCGGCGGCGGGTTCTTTACCGCGATCCTTGCACAATCAACGTTCATCTCGTCCTTTGCGATGCTGATGTTCATGGCGCGCCTGCAACGTCAAGACATCAGTCTTGAGGAAGCGGCGCTGGACCTCGGCGCGACCCATGCCCAAGCATTCCGACGCATCACCATCCCATTCCTCAAGCCGACAATCGCCACTGCCTCTGTGATCGCCTTTCTGCAGTCGTTTGAGAACTACAACACCACGATCTTTTCCATCGGCGGGGAGCATACGCTGGTCACCGAAATCGGCTCGCGCATGCGCTTCGGCTTGAGCCCGACGATCAACGTGATCGGGATCATCTTCGTCGTACTGACCGTCATTTTTGCGACCACCTATGTTCTCTTTCGTGAACGCGAACGGCGCAAGGCAGCTGCAATCGAAGTGTAA
- a CDS encoding ABC transporter permease yields MMERSLWTMERPEGGAELSVKIDRLYNRIDLLTFDKMDVEEESQSSERDEKLAEFDDEIAALNDEIAELEAVETKPRKVYTLENYRLMGSAHLSIFIKTVLASLGVTVIGFIVCYPIAYTVAKLSTPGQAAMILLALTIPYAINELLRIFAWQMILNYNGSANALLGLFGLDPVPFLESGSGVFIAMVYAYILFMVFPIYSTMETLDSNQIEAAKDLGAGVWSVHSRVVFPHARPGVAVGCIMTFMLSVGSYAVPYIMTRGTAEPWFTQLIYNKFFESNNWNVGTAYAVTLLVVCVVFIFLMMKVLKVRLQDIAK; encoded by the coding sequence ATGATGGAGCGCTCGCTCTGGACCATGGAGCGGCCCGAGGGCGGGGCGGAACTGTCAGTCAAGATCGACCGTCTCTACAACAGGATCGACCTTCTGACCTTCGATAAGATGGACGTCGAAGAAGAGTCCCAATCGTCCGAGCGCGATGAAAAACTGGCGGAGTTCGACGACGAGATCGCGGCGCTGAACGACGAGATCGCCGAATTGGAGGCGGTCGAAACGAAACCGCGCAAGGTCTACACGCTCGAGAATTACCGCCTGATGGGCTCAGCGCATCTGTCGATCTTCATCAAGACGGTGCTGGCGTCGCTCGGAGTCACGGTGATCGGTTTCATTGTCTGTTATCCAATCGCCTACACCGTGGCGAAACTGTCGACGCCTGGCCAAGCGGCGATGATCCTGCTAGCGCTGACGATCCCCTACGCGATCAACGAGTTGCTGCGCATCTTCGCCTGGCAGATGATCCTCAACTACAACGGCTCCGCCAACGCGCTTCTGGGGCTGTTCGGGCTCGACCCGGTGCCGTTTCTCGAAAGCGGATCGGGCGTCTTCATTGCCATGGTCTATGCCTACATCTTGTTCATGGTGTTTCCGATCTACAGCACGATGGAGACGCTCGATAGCAACCAGATCGAGGCGGCCAAGGATCTGGGCGCGGGCGTCTGGAGCGTGCATAGCCGCGTTGTCTTCCCGCATGCGCGCCCTGGTGTGGCGGTGGGTTGCATCATGACCTTCATGTTGTCGGTGGGCTCCTACGCGGTGCCCTACATCATGACGCGCGGCACCGCCGAGCCATGGTTCACGCAGCTGATCTACAACAAGTTCTTCGAGTCCAACAACTGGAACGTCGGCACCGCCTATGCCGTGACGCTGCTGGTGGTCTGCGTCGTTTTCATCTTCCTGATGATGAAGGTTCTGAAAGTACGTCTACAGGATATCGCGAAATGA
- a CDS encoding ABC transporter ATP-binding protein — protein sequence MRGKDIILEKASVTFGAFTAVHPLDLKIEAGEFFSILGPSGCGKTTLLRMLSGFLQQSTGDVMIGGEVMNGIGPSARPTSLIFQNLALFPLMTVWENVAFGLEMRGWAKGKRKARALELLQTVALSEQSEKTPGQLSGGQRQRVAIARALAVEPAVLLLDEPLSALDLKLRQHMRAELKQLQKATGITFVYITHDQGEALTMSDRIAVMKEGRIEQVGTADHVYSDPANPFVASFVGENNILRGKIAGTEGDMALLDAAQGRFRAANPHSLTTGDRAMLFVRPERVEIAQNGAQQQNAMSARFLRRDLEGPFSNLHVTCEGVEFSIHQTNVRTTDYAPDETLTIHFAPEAAVVMAEGTLSDD from the coding sequence ATGCGCGGCAAGGATATCATCCTGGAAAAGGCGTCGGTGACGTTTGGAGCTTTCACCGCGGTCCATCCGCTCGACCTAAAAATCGAGGCCGGCGAGTTCTTTTCGATCCTCGGCCCCTCGGGCTGTGGCAAGACGACGCTGCTTCGGATGCTCTCGGGCTTTTTGCAGCAAAGCACCGGTGATGTGATGATCGGGGGCGAGGTGATGAACGGTATCGGACCAAGTGCAAGGCCGACATCGCTGATCTTTCAGAACCTGGCACTGTTTCCGCTGATGACGGTCTGGGAGAACGTCGCTTTCGGGCTGGAAATGCGCGGCTGGGCCAAAGGTAAGCGCAAGGCACGCGCGCTGGAATTGCTGCAAACCGTCGCCCTGTCAGAGCAGAGCGAGAAAACGCCAGGCCAGCTCTCGGGTGGGCAGCGCCAGCGCGTTGCCATCGCGCGTGCCCTCGCGGTCGAGCCGGCGGTTCTGCTGTTGGATGAGCCGCTCTCGGCGCTCGACCTGAAGCTGCGCCAACACATGCGCGCCGAGCTCAAACAGCTCCAAAAGGCGACCGGCATTACCTTCGTCTATATCACCCACGACCAAGGTGAAGCGCTGACCATGTCCGACCGCATCGCCGTGATGAAGGAGGGCCGGATTGAGCAGGTTGGCACCGCCGATCATGTCTACAGCGATCCGGCCAATCCCTTCGTCGCCAGCTTTGTGGGTGAGAACAACATCCTGCGCGGGAAAATCGCGGGAACGGAGGGCGACATGGCGCTACTGGATGCGGCCCAGGGCCGGTTCCGCGCGGCCAATCCGCACAGCCTCACTACTGGAGACCGCGCCATGCTGTTCGTGCGCCCCGAGCGTGTTGAGATAGCGCAGAACGGCGCGCAGCAGCAGAACGCCATGAGCGCCCGCTTCCTGCGCCGCGATCTGGAAGGGCCGTTCTCCAACCTGCACGTCACATGCGAGGGCGTGGAATTTTCGATCCATCAAACCAACGTACGGACCACCGATTATGCGCCGGACGAGACCCTGACCATACACTTCGCGCCTGAAGCCGCGGTCGTCATGGCAGAAGGGACGCTGAGCGATGACTAA
- a CDS encoding extracellular solute-binding protein → MATENTIGRRTLLKGALASGLATPFLARQAFASSGEIKVFSWGGYIQPNMIEAFEKKTGTTVNLSTYGSNEEANSKLRAAGGEGFDLIFPSVDNRPDYDDGNLLQEIDESRIDTDQVQTALWRNSLRLGASHRGKRYLVPFNWGTEGITYDSSVHDFEPGQVSYGDLWKDGLDGQVAVRQKSVLIAIALYLDATGELPSDRGMDLYKSEADTRRIFDACVDFAAKHKKNIGAYWNNATEATGVFTDAGCTIGQTWDTTGIRLHIDVDPKWRYAVPKEGGLGWMDTVGIPSGAENVDGAYEFINFLLSPEIGAMHANNTGYNTAAAGATKYLSEANREAFDFAYPEGAIDNLWWWPVFTPWFSEVRQEYVEKLTNA, encoded by the coding sequence ATGGCGACGGAAAATACGATTGGTCGGCGTACACTATTGAAGGGAGCTTTGGCTAGCGGATTGGCGACCCCGTTCTTGGCGCGTCAAGCGTTTGCATCGTCTGGCGAGATCAAGGTGTTTTCGTGGGGCGGCTATATCCAGCCCAACATGATCGAGGCTTTCGAGAAGAAAACCGGCACAACAGTCAATCTTTCGACCTATGGCTCTAACGAGGAGGCCAACAGCAAGCTGCGCGCCGCCGGAGGCGAAGGGTTCGACTTGATCTTCCCGTCGGTTGATAACCGCCCGGATTATGATGACGGCAATCTGCTTCAGGAGATCGACGAGAGCCGGATCGACACCGATCAGGTCCAGACGGCGCTCTGGCGCAATTCGCTGCGGCTCGGGGCGTCGCATCGCGGCAAGCGTTATCTTGTCCCCTTCAACTGGGGCACCGAGGGCATCACCTACGACAGCTCGGTTCATGACTTTGAGCCAGGACAGGTCTCTTACGGTGACCTGTGGAAAGACGGGCTGGATGGCCAAGTAGCCGTAAGGCAAAAATCGGTGTTGATCGCCATTGCGCTCTACCTCGATGCTACAGGCGAACTGCCGTCGGATCGTGGCATGGACCTCTACAAGTCCGAGGCTGACACGCGCCGCATCTTTGACGCCTGCGTGGACTTTGCCGCCAAGCACAAGAAAAACATCGGCGCCTATTGGAACAACGCGACCGAGGCGACTGGCGTCTTCACTGACGCGGGTTGCACGATCGGCCAGACTTGGGACACCACTGGCATCCGGCTTCATATCGATGTCGATCCCAAGTGGCGCTATGCAGTACCCAAGGAAGGCGGGCTTGGATGGATGGACACCGTCGGGATTCCGTCGGGGGCCGAGAACGTCGACGGCGCGTATGAATTCATCAACTTTCTACTGTCGCCCGAAATCGGCGCGATGCATGCCAACAATACCGGCTACAATACCGCCGCGGCGGGGGCGACCAAATACCTGTCGGAGGCCAACCGCGAAGCCTTCGACTTCGCCTATCCGGAGGGTGCGATCGATAACCTGTGGTGGTGGCCGGTCTTCACCCCGTGGTTCTCGGAAGTACGCCAGGAATACGTAGAAAAGCTGACCAACGCATAA
- a CDS encoding PLP-dependent aminotransferase family protein, translating to MSRLEKGVALPLLKVENSASTPIYRQIEDQIRTAVLAGTLKPNMQLPSSRALARELKVSRPTIIQAYEYLTFEGFLESRHGAGTFVPKMLPDHLPEPTVQYPDARSSKVSAPKPLSDVGAQFAKLTSHSYRTQYSAFLPNVPAYDLFPFEQWQKLRNRCIKQSKPNMLGYEDSAGSLALRTSITQYLAVHRGDVCDPDQILIVPGATFALHLAVTLLSNPGDKVWLEDPGPDGVRLTLKALNRTISNLDVEPDGMDVGTGIRDHNDARLAITMPSRHHPLGVTLSLAKRLSMLRWAQQNGAWIIEDDYDSEFRYNGRPPCLDAQYRFHQQRYLHRYFQ from the coding sequence ATGTCCAGGTTAGAAAAAGGCGTAGCGTTACCGCTTCTAAAAGTCGAAAATTCCGCTTCAACGCCGATCTACCGGCAAATTGAAGATCAGATTCGCACAGCGGTATTGGCAGGTACTTTGAAGCCAAATATGCAGCTTCCTTCGTCTCGGGCACTGGCGCGCGAGCTTAAAGTTTCGCGTCCGACGATCATCCAAGCCTATGAATACCTAACGTTTGAAGGGTTTCTCGAATCTCGCCATGGTGCCGGGACATTTGTTCCAAAAATGCTGCCCGATCACCTGCCAGAACCAACCGTACAGTACCCTGACGCCCGTTCCAGCAAGGTGTCCGCTCCAAAGCCGCTGTCAGACGTTGGGGCGCAGTTTGCTAAGTTAACATCTCACTCTTACCGCACTCAATATTCTGCATTTCTTCCAAACGTTCCAGCCTATGATCTGTTTCCGTTTGAGCAATGGCAGAAACTCCGGAATAGGTGCATTAAGCAGTCTAAACCAAACATGCTTGGGTATGAAGATTCGGCGGGTAGTCTGGCCCTGCGCACCAGTATAACTCAGTATTTGGCCGTCCACCGCGGAGACGTTTGTGACCCCGACCAAATTCTGATTGTGCCAGGGGCCACATTTGCGTTGCATCTGGCAGTGACCTTGCTCAGCAACCCGGGTGACAAGGTTTGGCTCGAAGATCCCGGGCCAGACGGTGTGCGTCTGACTTTGAAGGCACTTAACCGTACCATTTCCAATCTTGATGTTGAGCCAGACGGAATGGATGTGGGTACCGGGATCAGAGACCACAACGATGCACGCCTCGCAATCACTATGCCCTCGCGCCATCACCCCTTGGGTGTCACGTTAAGCCTTGCGAAGCGGCTAAGCATGCTCAGATGGGCGCAACAGAACGGTGCCTGGATTATCGAAGACGATTATGACAGCGAGTTCCGCTACAATGGTCGCCCCCCTTGCCTCGATGCGCAGTATCGATTCCACCAACAGCGTTATTTACATCGGTACTTTCAGTAA
- a CDS encoding glycine C-acetyltransferase: MTAAFLTQISETLASIEAEGMMKRERLITSPQGGRITVEHAGQQRENVVNLCANNYLGLADHPALIAVAKDSYDAHGFGMASVRFICGTQDIHRQLEQRLAAFLGKEDSILFAACFDANAAVFEPLLGPEDAIISDALNHASIIDGIRLCKARRYRYSNSDMDDLEAKLKEARNSGARHIMIATDGVFSMDGYLANLPDVTNLAQKYAALVMVDDCHATGFMGPQGRGMAAHYGVDVDILTGTFGKALGGAIGGYIAGPQAVIDLLRQRARPYLFSNSLPPAMVIAALAALDLVEAGDDLRWQLFENTKYWRDGLASLGFDLLDGEHPIVPVMLGDARLSQQMATKLFDHGVYVAGFFFPVVPKGAARIRTQMNAALTKTDLDFALDGFAKAGRAVGAIS, from the coding sequence ATGACTGCTGCCTTCTTAACCCAGATAAGCGAAACACTCGCCTCGATCGAGGCTGAAGGCATGATGAAACGAGAGCGTTTGATCACCTCGCCGCAGGGCGGGCGGATTACTGTTGAACATGCGGGCCAGCAACGCGAAAATGTGGTGAACCTCTGTGCCAATAACTACCTTGGGCTTGCCGATCATCCGGCGTTGATCGCAGTGGCGAAGGATAGCTACGACGCCCATGGGTTTGGCATGGCGTCAGTGCGATTTATCTGTGGCACACAAGATATACACCGACAGCTTGAACAACGGTTGGCGGCGTTTCTGGGCAAGGAGGATTCCATCCTGTTTGCTGCTTGTTTTGATGCGAATGCTGCCGTGTTTGAGCCACTTTTAGGACCCGAGGATGCAATTATTTCTGACGCATTAAACCATGCGTCAATTATCGACGGCATTCGTTTGTGCAAAGCACGTCGCTATCGCTACTCAAATTCCGATATGGACGATCTTGAGGCAAAGCTGAAAGAAGCGCGTAATAGCGGCGCGCGCCATATCATGATTGCGACGGATGGTGTGTTTTCGATGGATGGCTATCTGGCAAACCTGCCGGATGTCACCAATCTGGCGCAAAAATATGCCGCGCTGGTGATGGTTGATGATTGCCACGCCACCGGATTCATGGGGCCACAGGGGCGTGGCATGGCAGCGCATTACGGTGTCGATGTAGACATATTGACCGGTACCTTTGGCAAGGCACTTGGTGGGGCCATAGGCGGTTATATCGCCGGACCACAGGCCGTGATTGATCTGCTGCGTCAGCGCGCGCGACCTTATCTGTTTTCAAATTCACTGCCCCCTGCTATGGTGATCGCCGCTCTTGCTGCGCTTGATTTGGTGGAGGCAGGGGACGATCTGCGTTGGCAACTGTTTGAGAACACCAAATACTGGCGCGACGGGCTTGCATCACTGGGCTTTGATCTGCTGGATGGTGAGCACCCTATTGTGCCCGTCATGTTAGGGGATGCGCGGCTGTCACAACAAATGGCGACAAAGCTGTTTGATCACGGCGTCTATGTTGCCGGGTTCTTCTTTCCTGTTGTGCCAAAAGGCGCGGCGCGGATCAGAACACAAATGAATGCTGCCTTAACCAAGACAGATTTAGATTTTGCACTGGATGGTTTTGCCAAAGCCGGACGTGCAGTGGGGGCAATATCATGA
- the tdh gene encoding L-threonine 3-dehydrogenase, with translation MSNQMKALVKARAEVGLSMERAPVPEIGAYDVLIRINKTGICGTDVHIWNWDDWAQKTVPVPLITGHEFAGEIVELGKNVDDLTIGQRCSGEGHLIGKKSRQSRAGKFHLDPETRGIGVNEQGAFAEYLRLPAFNVMPLPDEIDDDIGAILDPLGNAVHTALSFDLVGEDVLVTGAGPIGIMAAAVARHVGARHVVITDVNQDRLDLAARVVDLFPVNVAKQELREVEGALKMSQGFDVGLEMSGNQMALDQMVENLVMGGRIALLGIPPGKSPVDWSRIVFKAITIKGVYGREIFETWYKMIAMLQNGLNVRDVITHRFDVDDFCIGFEVMRSGLSGKVVLDWNKLNSST, from the coding sequence ATGAGCAATCAAATGAAAGCGCTGGTTAAAGCCCGGGCAGAGGTAGGTCTGTCGATGGAGCGCGCGCCAGTGCCAGAAATTGGCGCGTACGATGTGCTGATACGGATCAACAAAACCGGCATCTGCGGTACCGATGTTCATATCTGGAACTGGGACGACTGGGCGCAGAAGACGGTCCCTGTGCCATTGATAACCGGCCATGAATTTGCGGGTGAGATTGTCGAGCTCGGCAAAAATGTCGACGATCTGACGATAGGTCAGCGCTGTTCGGGCGAGGGCCACTTGATTGGCAAAAAGTCCCGCCAGTCTCGTGCGGGCAAGTTTCATCTTGATCCGGAAACCAGAGGTATAGGCGTGAATGAGCAGGGCGCATTTGCGGAATACCTACGCCTACCTGCGTTTAACGTAATGCCGCTGCCGGATGAAATTGACGACGACATTGGTGCGATTCTGGATCCGTTGGGCAACGCTGTTCACACCGCGCTGTCCTTTGATCTGGTTGGTGAGGACGTATTGGTCACTGGCGCTGGCCCGATTGGGATCATGGCTGCGGCTGTTGCTCGTCACGTTGGAGCACGTCATGTGGTGATTACCGACGTCAATCAGGACCGGCTCGATCTTGCGGCACGCGTGGTCGATTTGTTTCCAGTAAATGTCGCAAAACAGGAGCTACGCGAGGTCGAGGGCGCGTTGAAGATGTCCCAAGGTTTTGACGTGGGGTTAGAGATGTCCGGGAACCAGATGGCGCTGGATCAGATGGTGGAAAATCTGGTGATGGGCGGCCGCATCGCGTTACTGGGCATTCCCCCTGGAAAATCGCCTGTGGATTGGTCGCGAATTGTATTCAAGGCCATTACCATCAAAGGCGTCTACGGCCGCGAGATTTTTGAAACCTGGTATAAAATGATCGCCATGCTGCAAAACGGATTGAACGTGCGTGATGTGATCACCCACCGGTTTGATGTGGATGATTTTTGCATCGGGTTTGAAGTGATGCGATCTGGACTAAGTGGCAAAGTTGTGCTTGATTGGAACAAGCTGAACTCATCTACGTGA
- a CDS encoding helix-turn-helix domain-containing protein codes for MANQKINERLATRLKEARKSRGLSLDSLAKLSGVSKSMLSQIERQESSPTVASLWNLTQALGMDFSGLLDDGTTEEDPIKEVVRAEKVPIINSRGTGCKIRILSAPESVGLTEIYDLEFEANGILESDPHRSGCVENLAVFSGELIATSDRAKETLGAGDTIRYAADRPHSIQAKDRPARAILIVEGS; via the coding sequence TTGGCAAACCAAAAGATAAACGAACGGTTGGCGACAAGACTTAAGGAAGCCCGAAAATCGCGTGGACTGAGCCTTGATTCACTCGCAAAGCTTTCCGGCGTATCCAAATCAATGCTGTCGCAAATCGAGCGTCAAGAAAGCAGCCCGACTGTCGCCAGTCTGTGGAACCTTACACAGGCGCTCGGTATGGATTTCTCGGGCCTTCTGGACGACGGCACTACCGAGGAAGACCCCATCAAAGAAGTGGTCCGGGCGGAAAAGGTTCCGATAATTAATTCCCGCGGAACCGGCTGTAAAATAAGAATTCTCAGCGCTCCCGAAAGCGTCGGACTTACTGAAATCTATGACCTCGAATTTGAGGCAAATGGCATCTTGGAAAGCGATCCGCATCGTTCTGGCTGTGTTGAGAACCTCGCGGTTTTCAGTGGAGAACTTATTGCCACATCGGATAGAGCCAAAGAGACACTGGGTGCGGGGGATACAATCCGATATGCGGCGGACCGACCACATTCAATTCAGGCTAAAGACCGGCCCGCGCGTGCTATCTTAATCGTCGAAGGTTCGTAA